One genomic region from Pirellulales bacterium encodes:
- a CDS encoding PQQ-binding-like beta-propeller repeat protein produces the protein MRVLLFLLALLPITVSSAAENWPEFRGPHGDGTSTATGLSTTWSESEHVTWKTPIHGRGWSSPVIWDRQLWMTTATPDGKQLFAVCVDRESGKITHDILLFEIAEPQFRHAFNSYASPTPVIEEGRVYVHFGSPGTACLDTETGKVLWARQDLPCNHFRGAGSSPILYENLLVVAYDGFDLNYVVAFDKLTGKTVWQRDRNIAYENDDGDQHKAYCTARVVEIDGKPQLVYPSAGATIAYEPRTGEEIWRVNHGGMNAASRPLYGDGRLYLNTADGGFKLFALRAGGSGDITDTHVEWKCKEGAPSRSSQLLIGNRIFMVHDRGVATCLDTSTGKPLWQKRLGGDFSASPLYAEGHIYYCTQDGRTFVVAASDDFTLLATNTLDDGFMASPAVYDKALFLRTEANLYRIEDK, from the coding sequence ATGCGTGTGCTTCTCTTTTTGCTGGCGCTGTTGCCAATCACTGTCAGCTCGGCGGCTGAAAACTGGCCCGAGTTCCGCGGCCCGCACGGCGATGGAACATCGACGGCAACGGGGCTGAGTACCACGTGGAGCGAGTCCGAGCACGTGACGTGGAAGACGCCCATCCATGGGCGCGGCTGGTCTTCGCCGGTGATCTGGGACCGGCAGCTCTGGATGACCACGGCCACGCCTGACGGCAAGCAATTGTTCGCCGTGTGTGTCGATCGCGAGTCGGGCAAGATTACGCATGACATTCTGCTGTTCGAAATTGCCGAGCCGCAGTTCCGACACGCGTTCAATAGTTACGCCTCGCCGACTCCGGTTATCGAAGAAGGACGTGTGTACGTGCATTTCGGTTCGCCCGGCACGGCGTGCCTCGACACCGAGACGGGCAAAGTCCTGTGGGCACGGCAGGACTTGCCGTGCAATCATTTTCGCGGTGCCGGCTCTTCGCCGATTCTGTACGAGAATCTGCTGGTCGTCGCGTACGACGGGTTCGATTTGAACTACGTCGTGGCGTTTGACAAGCTCACCGGCAAAACCGTTTGGCAGCGCGATCGCAACATCGCCTACGAGAACGACGATGGCGACCAGCACAAAGCGTATTGCACGGCACGCGTCGTCGAAATCGACGGCAAGCCGCAATTGGTCTATCCCAGCGCCGGTGCGACGATCGCTTACGAGCCGCGCACCGGCGAGGAAATCTGGCGCGTAAACCATGGCGGCATGAACGCCGCTTCGCGGCCATTGTATGGCGACGGGCGTCTCTACTTGAACACGGCCGACGGCGGCTTCAAGTTGTTCGCTCTGCGCGCCGGCGGCAGCGGCGACATTACCGACACGCACGTCGAATGGAAGTGCAAGGAGGGAGCGCCCAGCCGGTCCTCGCAGTTGCTGATCGGCAATCGCATTTTCATGGTCCACGACCGCGGCGTGGCGACCTGCCTGGACACGAGCACGGGCAAGCCCCTGTGGCAGAAACGGCTGGGGGGCGACTTTTCGGCCTCGCCGCTGTATGCCGAGGGACACATTTACTACTGCACCCAAGATGGCCGCACGTTTGTCGTGGCGGCGTCCGACGACTTCACGCTGCTGGCGACCAACACGCTGGACGATGGGTTCATGGCGTCGCCGGCCGTTTACGACAAGGCGTTGTTTCTGCGCACGGAGGCAAATCTGTACCGGATCGAGGATAAGTAG